The following are from one region of the Silene latifolia isolate original U9 population chromosome 9, ASM4854445v1, whole genome shotgun sequence genome:
- the LOC141602113 gene encoding uncharacterized protein LOC141602113: protein MAPGGSRQRGGYSEGGSSSREQEEDVDRSTTEVSEEEEVVIPRHTDNRMILDPNGLWFRSQTVVRGVTNSTQENMTHGVTCWSNASDEDKEMWFNNFRRVFYWPTNLERLVWQRYNDIGKKRLRDNMYKVSKRKKAPSFMKGSSYEEYTKYRNSPEFKEASARNKINRKGGDKDAEVEPTHYGGSQSFHDRVVLKVSYLS, encoded by the exons ATGGCTCCTGGAGGAAGTAGGCAGCGCGGAGGCTATAGTGAGGGAGGTAGTAGCTCCCGAGAGCAGGAGGAGGACGTTGACCGTTCTACTACGGAggtgagtgaggaggaggaggttgttaTACCCCGACATACTGACAACAGGATGATCCTTGATCCGAATGGTCTttg gtttagaagtcaaacagttgttcgtggtgtgactaatagcacccaagagaacatgacacacggcgttacttgttggagtaacgctagtgatgaagataaggagatgtggttcaacaacttccgg cgtgtgttctattggccaaccaaccttgagcgcctagtttggcaaaggtataatgacattggcaagaagaggctaagggacaacatgtataaggtgtctaagaggaagaaggcgccatctttcatgaaag GTTCGTCATATGAGGAATATACCAAGTACCGGAACAGTCCTGAGTTCAAGGAAGCATCGGCCCGGAACAAGATCAACAGGAAAGGAGGAGATAAGGATGCGGAAGTTGAGCCTACTCATTATGGAGGGTCTCAATCTTTTCATGATCGTGTGGTGTTAAAAGTAagttatttgtcttag